GGGAGCCGAAAAGCACCACCCGCGTTGCACCATACTGATCTCGCAACAAGGCAACAGCCTGCGGCAGGTGCCGGCGCAGCTCAAGCGCACGCGCGCGGCCTTGGCGGTCGGATTCTTGCGCTAAACAGCGCAAATGCGCGGCGGCTTCAGCCGGCGTTACGACCACCGGTGGCCGGGCTGCGTCTGACGCCAAGTACGCGGAACTGTCAGATCGGGAGTTGCCGAACATGCCACAACGACCTCGCTCGATTAGCTTGCTTGATTAGCTCGGGCGCGCGGATTCTTCCTCGTCCTCATGACCACTCGACTGGTCATCGCCATCAGCCGGAGTCTGCGACGCCGCTCCCGACTCATCTGACTGCGACAGCTCTGTCAGCGATGCTGGCTCTGCATCGGGCGCCGGCGGCACCTGACAGGCGGCAAAGAAGTCGTAGTGGTCGATGGCTTCGAGAATACCGGCCGCGAAGGGCTCTTGGGCGAAGTAGATGCTCTCGGTGTCGATCAGCTTGGAGAGTTCCTCGTTGTGGCGGTTGGCGACTACCACGGCCAAGGTGTTGCCGCGCATCATGTCCTCGTCGGCGCCGGAGCCGCCGGCACACAGGCAATGCTCGAGCGGAATACCCCATTGGTCCGCTACATAGCGCAGTGCTAGCCCTTTGGATGCGCGCGCGGGGACCACGTCGAGGAACTGGCCGAAGGACAGATTGAGATGGACGTTCAGGTCGGCCTG
Above is a genomic segment from Thiorhodovibrio litoralis containing:
- a CDS encoding nucleotidyltransferase family protein, encoding MASDAARPPVVVTPAEAAAHLRCLAQESDRQGRARALELRRHLPQAVALLRDQYGATRVVLFGSLATGRCHADSDVDLAVAGLMPERYFAALGDLMNIFQAPVDLVEIEQAPPSLLERIDSEGESL